In Camelus ferus isolate YT-003-E chromosome 10, BCGSAC_Cfer_1.0, whole genome shotgun sequence, the following proteins share a genomic window:
- the B3GNT6 gene encoding acetylgalactosaminyl-O-glycosyl-glycoprotein beta-1,3-N-acetylglucosaminyltransferase, producing the protein MAFHRRRSVKSKPLACLLVGLSFLALGQWFLQVSTSQQKKVRDGSRSAVSVTPAVPPSASSPGPACVANASVNATADFEQLPARIQDYLRYRHCRHFPLLWDSPAKCAGGREAFLLLAVKSSPANYERRELIRRTWGQERSYGGRPVRRLFLLGTAAPEDAERAEQLAALVALEAREHSDVLQWAFADTFLNLTLKHVHLLNWLAVRCPHARFLLSGDDDVFVHTANVVSFLEAQPPDSHLFVGQLMSGSVPIRDSWSKYFVPPQLFSGPAYPVYCSGGGFLLSHYTIQALHRAARHTPLFPIDDAYMGMCLERAGLAPSGHEGIRPFGVHMPGARQPSFDPCVYRNLLLVHRFVPYEMLLMWKALHDSGLSCSQGHRVS; encoded by the coding sequence ATGGCTTTTCACCGCCGCAGGTCCGTGAAATCCAAGCCCCTGGCCTGCCTTCTGGTGGGTTTGAGTTTCTTGGCCCTGGGTCAGTGGTTCCTCCAAGTGTCCACGTCTCAGCAGAAGAAGGTGAGGGATGGCTCCCGGTCAGCTGTGAGTGTGACCCCTGCCGTGCCACCGTCCGCATCCAGCCCAGGGCCCGCGTGCGTGGCCAATGCCTCAGTGAATGCCACGGCCGACTTTGAGCAGCTGCCTGCGCGCATCCAAGACTACCTGCGGTATCGCCACTGCCGCCACTTTCCGCTGCTCTGGGACTCGCCAGCCAAGTGCGCGGGCGGCCGCGAGGCCTTCCTACTGCTGGCCGTGAAGTCGTCGCCCGCCAACTACGAGCGGCGCGAGCTCATCCGCCGCACTTGGGGGCAGGAGCGCAGCTACGGCGGGCGGCCGGTGCGCCGCCTCTTCCTGCTGGGCACCGCCGCGCCCGAGGACGCCGAGCGCGCCGAGCAGCTGGCGGCGCTGGTGGCGCTGGAGGCGCGCGAGCACAGCGACGTGCTGCAGTGGGCCTTCGCCGACACCTTCCTCAACCTCACGCTCAAGCACGTGCACCTGCTCAACTGGCTGGCGGTGCGCTGCCCGCATGCGCGCTTCCTGCTCAGCGGCGACGACGACGTCTTCGTGCACACCGCCAACGTGGTCAGTTTCCTGGAGGCGCAGCCGCCCGACAGCCACCTCTTCGTCGGGCAGCTCATGAGCGGCTCCGTTCCCATCCGCGACAGCTGGAGCAAGTACTTCGTGCCCCCGCAGCTCTTCTCGGGGCCGGCCTACCCGGTGTACTGTAGCGGTGGCGGCTTCCTCCTGTCCCACTACACAATCCAGGCCCTGCACCGGGCCGCCCGCCACACCCCGCTCTTCCCCATCGACGACGCCTACATGGGCATGTGTCTGGAGCGCGCCGGCTTGGCTCCCAGCGGTCACGAGGGCATCCGGCCTTTCGGCGTGCACATGCCTGGCGCCCGGCAGCCCTCCTTCGACCCCTGCGTGTACCGCAATCTGCTGCTTGTGCACCGCTTCGTGCCCTACGAGATGCTGCTCATGTGGAAGGCGCTGCACGATTCCGGGCTGAGCTGTAGCCAAGGGCACAGGGTCTCCTGA